In a single window of the Carassius gibelio isolate Cgi1373 ecotype wild population from Czech Republic chromosome A12, carGib1.2-hapl.c, whole genome shotgun sequence genome:
- the LOC128025190 gene encoding histone acetyltransferase p300 isoform X1, whose translation MAENVLDSGPPSAKRPKLSSPGLSASVSDGNDFCSLFDLEHDLPDELISSSELSLANGGDLGQLHGNLGSGGGAIGGAVSSGQDAAAKHKQLSELLRHGSASAAQQQSAMGSPPGASMGLFGNMKASPGTQGMGPQGQQRLSPQQATLMQQQQMAGMVGNMNRNMLGHQKGNGQQQAGGPVPQQQNMLGAQMMNGSPRMGHHNPGMGSSSSNLLAEALQQHQTVGGQGGLRAQQPGAMNKMGMNAGSGPYGGPYGQSASQGLGVAGLAPQLQNKPGLPNSAAQFNLDKKPVQGMPGMQASQPSPVSAAGGAGVAGMVPNAQGTLGPGSAPSAVSATAVGGVPPAADLEKRKLIQQQLVLLLHAHKCQRREQANGEVRQCSLPHCRTMKNVLNHMTHCQAGKSCQVAHCASSRQIISHWKNCTRHDCPVCLPLKNAGDKRNQQSESLLSSGGVGLSSSMGNVTGGPPSAPHLSTPGQIDPSSIERAYAALGLTYQGNQAPPQPVPQTQRAMNTMGANPMGVNGAVGGQSQNQQSNLLQETMLHLNMSSQSLMNDNAVGGVGSMPLANPAASGGMRKNWHEDITQDLRNHLVHKLVQAIFPTPDPAALKDQRMENLVAYARKVEGDMYDSANSRAEYYHLLAEKIYKIQKELEEKRRTRLQKQGMMPTQPGMSPTGLQQGPTGIGQTGSPTGLPSNGPLSDPSVVRPIGQNQMFNRMQNATGMNQFGNHMGMQSMSQRSTPPLPNSTPLNQGSMGSVRMPQPNVAQMQNQYMQTGPFQGSNPVLGAGSVDMAHPGNISPVTQQEQMPTLSSLPMGSPLAQPGSVGGAGSGSSVGSLGPNSMSRVPPSSTTTQSINLPQCSPFHRNSPSPAHSRTPTPTPGSQTPQPHTPNLPQLATSGSQQQLPLSASSDNAMQPQQQSLGGTPPPVSHSGLSTPNASQHPRTPLSHKGSVPVDDQAATPASVSSADTSFQQGPSDSTDTLEPKMEVKQKVEEDEDEEGMAGGKTGKQEDIKSEEKPEIKKEEPGDGVPMETNSTATGLDKKPEIKTEPKEEEGSGSTANHSSPSGVPNKKKIFKPEELRQALMPTLESLYRQDPESLPFRQPVNPSLLGIPDYFDIVKNPMDLSTIKRKLDTGQYQEPWQYVDDIWLMFNNAWLYNRKTSRVYKCCSKLAEVFEQEIDPVMQSLGYCCGRKYEFSPQTLCCYGKQLCTIPRDAAYFSYQNSSPKYGLLAGRYHFCEKCFNEIQGESVSLGDDPSQPQTSINKDQFEKKKNDMLDPELFVECKDCGRKMHQICVLHHDTIWPSGFVCEGCLKKSNKTRKENKYASKRLPHTKLSIYLETRVNDFLKRHNHPESGEVTIRVVHVSDKVVEVKPGMKSRFVDSGEMAESFPYRTKALFAFEEVDGVDVCFFGMHVQEYGSDCPPPNQRRVYISYLDSVHFFQPRSLRTSVYHEIILGYLDYAKKQGFTTGHIWACPPSEGDDYIFHCHPPDQKIPKPKRLQEWYKKMLDRAVAERIVHDYKDIFKQATEDRLTSAKELPYFEGDFWPNVLEESIKELEQEEEERKREENSTSNEIVDTIKGDSKNAKKKNNKKTSKNKSSLSRANKKKPGMPNVANDLSQKLYATMEKHKEVFFVIRLIAAPNSNSLLPIVDLDPLMACDLMDGRDAFLTLARDKHLEFSSMRRSKWSTMCMLVELHNQSQDRFVYTCNECKHHVETRFHCTVCEDYDLCITCYNTKGHEHKMEKLGLGLDDESNNQTPSSTQNPGDSRRLSIQRCIQSLVHACQCRNANCSLSSCQKMKRVIQHTKGCKRKTNGGCPICKQLIALCCYHAKHCQENKCPVPFCLNIKQKLRQQQLQHRLQQAQMVRRRMASMQRTGQQLPGGNGGLPSPGNGSNTGPSTPTPSTQPPTPQTPTQQYQTPVTQPGVGGVPSQQQQQLAGIAHQYQQMTGSGGMMNSPQQTMIQQQQQQLTSVQHLQHANNLPPYVQRPPGSSPLSQSMGKPGMVPGSFPQQQQSNLQPVMHQPQHQLPGPPPAAVEIALKIQRVAETQRQMAQQKILQRNQAPGMMPPHGLHQGPQTQSQMGMNLPGSTMVGPQGMPPQTQAAVAQTHMDQQQGMITAGMQQQTGPQAQLPQVQLQQGQQGAPQLQVPPQQQWTGPGMPPQQRPGVMNQMGLQGMVAPQQQQQQTLGQQQQQGHSGVMGMISGQGGAAPVGAGPGNQSQAAIQDLLRTLRLPSSPHQQQQVLNILRSNPQLMATFIRQRVPRYLGRGGPGTGGVGVTGGPGGGPGIIDGQQINVNAGTVQGGMHMAQGTSMNQLQQHQLQQRSMMGGSLQQQQQMAALQQQQQQLQQQQQQQQLQQQQQQQQLQQQQQQQQQQQQQQLQLQQQQQQQQQQQQQQQQQQQQQQQQQQQQQQSVIPNQGANISNISPQFREIMRQHLLQQQQQQQQQQHMENNAQFQHQPPHQQGYLGQSGIPSQQPGQPQPGGLQQQQGGTQPGTQQSYSGSVSHQQVAAALQQRLQLQQRLQQQQQQQQQQQQQQQQQQQQQQQQQQQQQQQQQQQQSAMAGLQSADVGAGGGGLLQHQQMQSAQISSQPQAMRQQALQQRLLQQQSRLGAGSPAQHNPMSPQQPQQQMSQSPHLQGQQLPNSLSNQVRSPQPSPRPNSQPPNSSPSPRLQQHHPSPHHNSSQTQTGSPHPGHLPQHHGGMVAPPQQQPQASQQQQQANAMDQGPFGGDQNAMLSQLAGMGALHGQGTNDMLTNNQDMNHSLGLM comes from the exons ATGGCCGAGAACGTTCTGGATTCTGGCCCGCCTTCAGCGAAGAGGCCTAAACTGTCTTCCCCGGGTCTCTCTGCCTCAGTCAGCGATGGAAacg ATTTTTGCTCACTTTTTGACCTGGAGCATGACCTTCCAGATGAGCTGATCAGTTCCTCTGAGCTGAGCCTAGCAAATGGAGGGGACCTCGGCCAGTTGCATGGCAATTTGGGTAGTGGGGGCGGAGCCATTGGAGGAGCAGTGTCCAGTGGCCAGGATGCAGCGGCCAAACACAAGCAGCTCTCTGAACTCCTCCGGCATGGATCCGCATCTGCAGCACAGCAGCAGAGTGCGATGGGTAGCCCACCAGGAGCCTCGATGGGGCTTTTCGGGAATATGAAGGCTTCACCAGGTACTCAGGGCATGGGCCCGCAAGGACAGCAACGTCTTTCCCCGCAACAGGCCACGCTTATGCAACAGCAGCAAATGGCAGGGATGGTGGGCAACATGAACAGGAATATGCTCGGACATCAGAAAGGCAACGGTCAGCAGCAAGCAGGAGGGCCTGTGCCTCAGCAGCAAAACATGCTGGGAGCGCAGATGATGAACGGATCGCCCAGGATGGGACATCACAACCCAGGCATGGGCAGCAGCAGTAGTAACCTGTTAGCAGAGGCTCTTCAGCAGCACCAGACAGTAGGAGGTCAGGGTGGACTGAGGGCACAGCAGCCTGGAGCAATGAACAAG ATGGGGATGAATGCAGGTTCAGGCCCCTATGGTGGCCCGTATGGTCAGTCTGCCAGTCAGGGTCTGGGTGTTGCAGGGCTGGCCCCTCAGCTCCAGAACAAACCAGGTCTCCCCAACAGTGCGGCCCAGTTTAACCTCGACAAGAAGCCTGTGCAGGGCATGCCTGGCATG CAGGCTTCCCAGCCTTCCCCAGTGAGTGCTGCTGGAGGCGCAGGAGTGGCCGGCATGGTGCCTAACGCCCAGGGAACTCTCGGGCCCGGATCAGCTCCATCAGCTGTGTCTGCAACAGCAGTGGGAGGAGTTCCTCCAGCTGCGGACCTGGAAAAGCGCAAACTCATACAGCAGCAGCTGGTGCTTTTGCTCCATGCCCACAAGTGTCAGCGGAGGGAGCAGGCCAACGGGGAAGTAAGGCAGTGTAGCCTGCCCCACTGTCGCACCATGAAGAACGTCCTCAACCACATGACGCACTGCCAGGCTGGCAAATCGTGCCAAG TGGCGCACTGTGCCTCATCCAGACAGATAATCTCTCACTGGAAGAACTGCACGCGGCATGACTGTCCAGTCTGCCTCCCGCTGAAAAACGCAGGAGACAAGAGGAATCagcagagtgagt ctCTTCTAAGCTCCGGTGGTGTGGGGTTAAGTTCTTCTATGGGTAATGTAACTGGTGGTCCACCCAGTGCCCCCCATCTCAGTACCCCGGGCCAGATAGACCCCAGTTCCATTGAGAGGGCATACGCAGCCCTAGGCCTCACATACCAGGGAAACCAGGCTCCCCCTCAGCCTGTCCCGCAAACACAACGGGCAATGAACACAATGG GAGCAAATCCCATGGGAGTAAACGGAGCAGTGGGTGGTCAGTCTCAGAATCAGCAATCTAACCTTCTCCAGGAAACCATGTTGCATCTGAATATGAGCTCGCAGAG TCTGATGAATGACAATGCTGTGGGTGGTGTGGGGTCGATGCCTCTGGCCAACCCAGCAGCCAGTGGTGGCATGAGGAAGAACTGGCATGAGGACATCACCCAGGATCTACGCAACCACCTGGTGCACAAACT AGTCCAGGCCATTTTTCCCACTCCAGATCCTGCTGCACTGAAGGACCAGCGGATGGAGAATCTAGTGGCCTATGCGCGTAAAGTTGAAGGGGATATGTATGATTCTGCTAACAGCAGG GCCGAGTATTATCACCTGCTGGCGGAGAAGATTTATAAAATCCAGAAGGAACTGGAAGAGAAGCGAAGGACACGGTTACAGAAGCAGGGCATGATGCCTACACAGCCTGGTATGTCCCCCACTGGGCTGCAGCAAGGGCCCACTGGGATTGGTCAGACAGGGTCACCCACTGGACTGCCTTCTA ATGGCCCTCTCTCGGATCCTTCAGTGGTGCGGCCTATTGGTCAAAACCAGATGTTTAACAGGATGCAGAATGCTACTG GCATGAACCAATTTGGGAACCATATGGGAATGCAGTCCATGAGCCAGAGATCTACACCACCTCTTCCAAACAGCACACCTCTTAACCAG GGAAGCATGGGGAGTGTGAGGATGCCTCAACCGAATGTTGCGCAGATGCAAAATCAGTACATGCAAACTGGACCATTTCAAGGTTCAAATCCTGTTCTTGGGGCTGGATCTGTTGATATGGCACACCCAGGAAATATCAGCCCTGTCACTCAA CAGGAGCAAATGCCTACTTTATCATCTTTACCAATGGGCAGTCCTTTAGCCCAGCCGGGGTCTGTTGGAGGGGCAGGCAGCGGGTCCTCAGTCGGCTCTCTGGGTCCCAACAGCATGAGTCGGGTTCCTCCATCGTCCACCACAACGCAGTCAATCAACCTCCCCCAATGCTCACCCTTCCACCGGAATTCTCCTTCCCCAGCTCATAGCcgcacacccacacccacaccggGCTCCCAGACACCCCAGCCTCACACACCCAACCTACCCCAGTTAGCCACGAGCGGCAGTCAGCAGCAGTTACCTCTGTCTGCCAGTTCTGACAATGCCATGCAGCCTCAGCAGCAGTCATTAGGAGGGACTCCTCCTCCTGTGTCTCATAGTGGCCTCTCTACGCCAAATGCCAGCCAGCATCCCCGCACTCCA TTGTCTCATAAGGGTTCTGTACCAGTGGATGACCAGGCAGCTACCCCTGCCTCCGTCAGCAGTGCAGACACATCATTTCAGCAGGGTCCTTCAGACTCCACAGACACCCTTGAGCCTAAGATGGAGGTCAAGCAGAAAGTAgaagaggatgaggatgaagaagGCATGGCCGGAGGTAAAACTGGAAAACAAGAAGATATTAAATCTGAGGAAAAGCCTGAG ATAAAGAAAGAGGAGCCGGGTGATGGTGTGCCAATGGAGACTAATTCCACTGCAACTGGGTTGGACAAAAAGCCAGAGATAAAGACTGAGCCTAAAGAAGAGGAGGGTTCAGGGTCTACCGCAAACCACAGTTCACCTTCTGGAGTCCCTAACAAAAAGAAAA TTTTTAAGCCAGAGGAGCTGAGGCAGGCCCTGATGCCCACACTGGAGTCTCTTTACCGCCAAGACCCTGAGTCTCTGCCTTTCCGCCAGCCTGTGAACCCTTCACTTCTTGGAATACCA GACTATTTTGACATCGTGAAGAATCCCATGGACTTGTCTACTATCAAACGGAAGCTCGACACGGGCCAGTACCAAGAACCATGGCAGTATGTGGATGACATCTGGCTCATGTTCAACAACGCCTGGCTGTACAACCGCAAGACATCACGTGTCTACAAGTGCTGCTCCAAGCTGGCGGAGGTGTTTGAGCAGGAGATCGACCCGGTCATGCAGAGCCTTGGCTACTGTTGTGGGAGGAAG TATGAGTTTTCTCCCCAAACGCTGTGCTGCTATGGGAAGCAGCTATGCACTATACCACGAGATGCTGCTTACTTTAGTTATCAGAACAG TTCACCAAAATATGGGCTTCTTGCTGGCAGGTATCACTTCTGTGAAAAGTGTTTCAATGAGATCCAGGGAGAGAGTGTGTCTTTGGGAGATGACCCATCCCAACCTCAAAC ATCGATCAACAAGGATCAGTTTGAAAAGAAGAAAAACGACATGCTCGACCCTGAGCT ATTTGTGGAATGTAAGGATTGTGGTCGTAAGATGCATCAGATCTGTGTTTTGCACCATGACACTATTTGGCCATCAGG CTTTGTGTGTGAAGGCTGTTTGAAGAAGTCCAACAAGACccgtaaagaaaataaatatgcttCAAAAA GGCTTCCACATACCAAACTAAGCATCTACTTGGAAACGCGGGTTAATGACTTTCTGAAGCGACATAATCACCCAGAATCTGGTGAAGTCACTATTCGTGTTGTTCATGTCTCAGACAAAGTGGTGGAAGTCAAACCAGGCATGAAATCTAG GTTTGTGGATAGTGGAGAGATGGCAGAGTCTTTCCCTTACCGAACGAAAGCTTTATTTGCATTTGAGGAGGTTGATGGTGTCGATGTCTGTTTTTTTGGTATGCACGTGCAAGAGTATGGCTCAGATTGTCCACCCCCTAATCAAAG ACGGGTTTACATATCCTACCTGGACAGTGTCCACTTCTTTCAGCCACGCAGTCTGAGAACAAGTGTGTACCATGAGATTATTTTAGGATATCTGGACTATGCCAAAAAACAAGG TTTTACCACAGGTCACATCTGGGCCTGCCCTCCTAGTGAAGGAGATGATTACATCTTCCACTGTCACCCTCCAGACCAGAAGATACCCAAGCCGAAGCGGCTGCAGGAGTGGTATAAGAAGATGCTAGATAGAGCTGTAGCAGAGCGCATTGTCCATGACTACAAG gacatCTTCAAACAGGCAACAGAGGATCGTCTCACTAGCGCCAAAGAACTGCCATATTTTGAGGGTGATTTCTGGCCCAATGTGCTTGAAGAGAGCATCAAAGAGCTAGAGCAAGAAGAGGAGGAAAGGAAGAGGGAGGAGAACAGCACATCCAATGAGATTGTTGAT ACAATAAAAGGTGACAGCAAAAATGCCAAGAAAAAGAACAACAAGAAGACAAGCAAGAACAAGAGCAGTTTAAGTCGAGCCAACAAAAAGAAGCCTGGGATGCCAAATGTGGCCAATGACCTTTCACAGAAACTCTATGCCACAATGGAAAAGCACAAAGAG GTGTTCTTTGTTATCCGACTGATTGCGGCTCCCAATTCCAATTCTCTCCTGCCCATTGTTGACCTGGATCCTTTGATGGCATGTGATTTGATGGATGGTCGTGATGCCTTCTTAACACTTGCACGGGATAAGCACCTGGAATTTTCTTCTATGCGGCGCTCCAAATGGAGCACCATGTGCATGCTGGTGGAACTGCACAATCAGAGCCAGGACCGCTTTGTCTATACCTGCAATGAGTGCAAGCACCATGTTGAAACTCGCTTCCATTGCACTGTTTGTGAG GACTATGATCTCTGCATCACTTGTTACAATACAAAAGGTCACGAGCACAAGATGGAAAAACTGGGCTTGGGGTTGGATGATGAAAGCAACAACCAAACTCCTTCCTCAACACAGAATCCTGGAGACTCACGGCGTCTCAGTATTCAGAGGTGCATCCAGTCTTTGGTGCATGCCTGCCAGTGCCGCAATGCCAACTGCTCACTTTCATCTTGCCAGAAAATGAAACGTGTAATTCAACATACCAAAGGCTGCAAGCGTAAGACCAATGGTGGTTGTCCTATCTGCAAGCAGCTCATCGCACTTTGTTGTTACCATGCAAAACACTGCCAAGAGAACAAGTGCCCTGTGCCATTCTGCCTCAACATCAAGCAGAAACTGCGGCAACAACAGCTCCAGCACAGGCTACAGCAGGCCCAGATGGTGCGTAGAAGAATGGCCAGCATGCAAAGGACAGGCCAGCAGCTTCCAGGAGGCAATGGTGGGTTGCCATCTCCTGGAAACGGTAGTAATACTGGtccaagcacaccaacaccaagCACTCAGCCGCCTACCCCACAAACGCCCACTCAGCAATACCAGACTCCAGTAACTCAACCTGGCGTTGGAGGTGTTCCATCACAACAGCAACAGCAGTTGGCAGGGATAGCCCATCAATACCAGCAAATGACTGGAAGTGGTGGGATGATGAACTCCCCACAGCAGACCATGatccaacagcagcagcaacagctgACATCAGTTCAGCATCTTCAGCATGCCAACAACCTTCCTCCATATGTGCAAAGACCTCCAGGCTCCTCTCCACTTTCTCAATCAATGGGAAAGCCAGGCATGGTGCCAGGCAGCTTCCCGCAACAGCAACAGTCGAACCTGCAGCCTGTGATGCATCAGCCACAGCATCAGCTACCTGGCCCCCCACCTGCTGCTGTAGAAATTGCCTTGAAGATTCAACGAGTCGCAGAGACTCAACGGCAAATGGCTCAGCAAAAGATCCTGCAAAGAAACCAGGCTCCTGGAATGATGCCTCCACATGGTCTTCATCAGGGTCCCCAAACTCAAAGCCAGATGGGCATGAACCTTCCTGGATCTACAATGGTTGGGCCTCAGGGAATGCCACCCCAGACACAAGCAGCTGTGGCCCAAACTcacatggatcagcagcagggaATGATTACAGCAGGCATGCAGCAGCAGACAGGACCTCAGGCTCAGCTCCCTCAAGTCCAGTTACAGCAGGGCCAGCAAGGAGCACCCCAACTTCAGGTACCTCCACAGCAGCAGTGGACTGGTCCTGGCATGCCTCCTCAGCAGAGACCTGGGGTAATGAACCAAATGGGTCTGCAAGGAATGGTTGCAcctcaacaacaacagcagcagacaCTTGGTCAACAGCAGCAGCAAGGGCATTCTGGTGTAATGGGAATGATAagtggccaaggaggggctgcaCCTGTAGGTGCTGGCCCTGGAAATCAATCTCAGGCTGCCATACAGGACCTCCTAAGAACCTTAAGGTTACCTAGCTCTCCCCATCAACAACAGCAAGTCCTGAATATACTACGTTCAAACCCTCAGCTCATGGCCACCTTTATCAGGCAACGCGTTCCTAGGTACCTTGGTCGAGGCGGACCTGGAACAGGAGGTGTGGGTGTTACAGGAGGACCTGGTGGAGGTCCAGGAATCATTGATGGCCAGCAAATTAATGTAAATGCTGGGACAGTTCAAGGAGGTATGCATATGGCACAAGGAACTAGCATGAATCAACTTCAGCAGCACCAACTTCAGCAGCGGTCTATGATGGGTGGGAGTttgcaacaacagcaacaaatggcagcattacaacaacagcagcagcagctacaacaacagcagcagcagcaacagctacaacaacagcagcagcagcaacaactacagcagcagcagcagcaacaacaacagcagcagcagcagcagctacaactacagcagcagcagcaacagcagcagcagcaacaacaacaacagcagcagcagcagcagcaacaacaacaacaacaacaacagcagcagcaaagtGTTATACCCAATCAGGGTGCCAACATATCTAACATCTCCCCCCAGTTCAGAGAAATAATGAGGCAGCATTTgctgcaacagcagcagcaacagcagcagcagcaacatatggaaaataATGCTCAGTTCCAACATCAACCACCCCATCAGCAGGGTTATCTTGGCCAATCCGGAATTCCCTCACAGCAGCCTGGCCAACCTCAGCCTGGCGGTCTCCAGCAGCAACAGGGAGGTACTCAGCCTGGGACCCAACAAAGCTACTCTGGGTCTGTGTCCCATCAGCAGGTTGCAGCAGCTCTGCAACAAAGGTTGCAGCTTCAGCAAAGgttgcagcagcagcaacaacagcagcagcagcagcaacaacaacagcagcagcagcagcagcaacaacaacagcagcagcagcaacaacaacagcagcaacaacagcagcaaaGTGCTATGGCAGGACTCCAAAGTGCTGATGTAGGTGCTGGAGGTGGTGGTCTCCTCCAGCACCAACAGATGCAATCGGCTCAGATAAGTTCACAACCTCAAGCCATGCGTCAGCAAGCTTTGCAGCAACGGCTTCTCCAGCAACAGTCACGTTTAGGAGCAGGATCTCCTGCTCAACACAATCCCATGAGTCCACAGCAGCCCCAGCAACAGATGTCCCAGTCTCCCCATTTGCAGGGCCAGCAGTTGCCTAATTCTCTAAGCAACCAAGTCCGCTCACCACAGCCCTCGCCAAGGCCCAATTCCCAGCCACCAAACTCTAGTCCATCACCCCGCTTGCAGCAGCACCACCCTTCACCCCATCACAACTCGTCCCAAACCCAGACAGGATCCCCTCACCCAGGTCATCTTCCTCAACATCATGGTGGCATGGTTGCTCCTCCACAGCAACAACCACAGGCATCCCAACAGCAGCAACAGGCTAATGCGATGGACCAGGGCCCATTTGGAGGAGACCAAAATGCCATGCTTTCACAGCTCGCTGGGATGGGAGCCTTGCATGGGCAAGGAACAAATGATATGTTGACAAATAACCAAGATATGAATCACTCGTTAGGTTTGATGTAA